The proteins below are encoded in one region of Arenibacter algicola:
- a CDS encoding DUF7133 domain-containing protein translates to MRLSFCLFFSLSLIVFSCKPSFNEPQISLEDYRVEEGFELEMVASEPLLTAPVAIDFDTKGRIWVAEMAGFMVNLEGDDEDLPSGSIKILEDLNNDGIMDHAKTFLDSLVMPRALALVYGGLLYAESPNLWFVEIEDDKPVNRVLVDSLYATVGNPEHQPNGLMMNLDNWIYNAKSNFRYQRKDGVWKKEPTTNRGQWGISHDNFGRLYYNNNSTQLLGDHILPNRLVRNKYFIPRKGVDETLTKDNRVYPLHAASVNRGYEEGVLNQDSLLVNVTAACGPLVYRGGMFPADYDQNVFVCVPEANLIKRNILSFYGDRVEAKQAWQGKEFLASTDEGFRPVNLSNGPDGNMYVVDMHRGVIQHYAFLSPYLKKISAEKKLDTILDYGRILRVRSKDKLAREIPDLETLPAPRLLDFLKDSNGWIRDRAQQYLIHKNDKGVLPGLKEMALDNKSPLAQLHALYVLKGLNVLSFDFLQQLAISGGPEATAHALVLMEDYASEKNVPKAKDLFAELLNRNEPMLDLYLSTTLGIWAKYDQEVFFSFIYDLSSKYKDNVIVQEAILSGSEGVMSALKLKLEEKDNLKNMDLDVLAAASLERQENNRPNYIYSTQIARADSRTNGAILFRQICASCHSSSGEGIRGLAPPLVGSEYISNHLEQLGLIILHGLKGPLLINGEVYDNNHQMPGLKYNKSLSDKDISDIISYVTNAFSVNPKGLKPEKIKELRGVSSKDGMEYTEKELFEQIGK, encoded by the coding sequence ATGAGATTATCATTTTGTTTATTCTTTTCTCTTTCGCTTATCGTTTTTTCATGTAAACCGTCTTTCAATGAGCCCCAGATTTCACTGGAGGATTATAGGGTAGAAGAAGGTTTTGAATTGGAGATGGTGGCTTCCGAACCCCTTTTGACGGCTCCGGTAGCTATAGATTTCGATACTAAAGGACGCATATGGGTCGCTGAAATGGCGGGATTTATGGTTAATTTGGAAGGTGATGATGAGGATTTGCCCAGCGGGTCCATTAAAATTCTGGAAGATCTTAATAATGATGGTATTATGGACCATGCCAAGACATTTTTGGATAGTTTGGTAATGCCAAGGGCTTTGGCGCTCGTTTATGGCGGGTTGCTTTACGCAGAATCCCCTAATCTTTGGTTTGTTGAGATTGAGGATGATAAACCGGTAAATAGGGTGTTGGTAGATTCTCTTTATGCTACTGTGGGCAACCCTGAACATCAACCCAATGGCTTAATGATGAATTTGGATAATTGGATCTATAATGCCAAATCCAATTTCAGATACCAACGTAAAGACGGAGTGTGGAAAAAGGAACCTACAACCAACAGAGGGCAATGGGGTATTTCCCATGATAATTTTGGAAGGCTTTATTACAACAATAATTCTACCCAACTTTTGGGCGATCATATACTTCCCAATAGATTGGTCCGCAATAAATATTTTATTCCCAGAAAGGGGGTCGATGAAACCTTGACCAAGGATAATCGGGTTTATCCCTTGCATGCGGCATCTGTGAATCGAGGATATGAAGAGGGGGTTTTAAACCAGGACAGTCTCTTGGTCAATGTTACGGCGGCCTGTGGGCCATTGGTCTACAGGGGAGGAATGTTCCCGGCCGATTATGATCAAAATGTCTTTGTTTGTGTTCCTGAGGCCAATCTGATAAAAAGAAATATCCTATCCTTTTATGGAGATCGTGTTGAGGCCAAACAAGCCTGGCAGGGAAAAGAATTTTTGGCATCTACGGATGAAGGTTTCCGGCCTGTGAATTTGTCCAACGGGCCCGATGGTAATATGTATGTGGTAGATATGCACAGAGGTGTAATTCAACATTATGCATTTTTGAGCCCTTATTTAAAGAAGATATCGGCAGAGAAGAAATTGGATACCATTCTAGATTATGGAAGGATATTACGGGTTCGGTCTAAGGACAAGCTGGCAAGGGAAATTCCTGACCTGGAGACTTTACCTGCACCCCGATTGTTGGATTTTTTGAAGGATTCCAATGGTTGGATACGGGATAGGGCCCAACAATATCTGATTCATAAAAATGATAAAGGCGTTTTGCCCGGACTCAAAGAAATGGCTTTGGACAACAAAAGCCCTTTGGCACAATTACACGCGCTTTATGTCTTAAAAGGCCTTAATGTACTATCTTTCGACTTCCTGCAGCAATTGGCCATAAGTGGTGGTCCCGAAGCTACAGCGCATGCTTTGGTCCTAATGGAGGATTATGCCTCTGAAAAAAATGTTCCCAAAGCAAAAGATCTTTTTGCCGAACTGTTGAACAGGAATGAACCCATGTTGGATCTATATCTGTCCACAACGTTGGGCATCTGGGCCAAATATGATCAAGAAGTGTTTTTTTCTTTTATTTATGATCTGTCCTCTAAATATAAAGATAATGTTATAGTTCAAGAAGCTATACTAAGTGGTTCCGAAGGAGTTATGTCGGCTTTGAAGTTAAAGTTGGAGGAGAAGGACAATTTGAAGAATATGGACCTTGATGTATTGGCGGCGGCAAGTTTGGAAAGGCAAGAAAACAATAGACCTAATTACATTTATTCAACCCAGATTGCACGGGCAGATTCTAGAACCAATGGAGCCATACTTTTTCGACAAATATGTGCCTCCTGCCATTCCAGTAGTGGTGAAGGTATCCGTGGATTGGCACCGCCATTGGTTGGGTCCGAGTATATTTCCAACCATTTGGAACAATTAGGGCTTATTATTCTTCACGGACTAAAGGGGCCATTGCTTATCAATGGGGAGGTATATGATAACAACCATCAAATGCCAGGCCTGAAGTACAATAAAAGTCTTTCGGATAAGGATATTTCGGATATAATATCCTATGTGACCAATGCATTTTCGGTTAACCCAAAAGGATTGAAGCCGGAAAAAATAAAGGAATTAAGAGGTGTTTCCTCTAAAGATGGTATGGAATATACCGAAAAGGAATTGTTCGAACAGATTGGAAAATAA
- the uxaC gene encoding glucuronate isomerase yields MKTFINDDFLLQSDFAKTLYHNYAKELPIIDYHNHLPPQEIDGNRIFENISQAWLAGDHYKWRAMRAFGIDERYITGNATDKDKFLKWAETVPYTVRNPLYHWTHLELQRYFGVQELLGPENAEEIYERTSAMLQQSSHNTVGLLQQQKVESLCTTDESIDSLQFHKNIKQKGISPKVFPTFRPDKTFAIEQGSTYVAYMEKLGQAANVNITSYKDLLAALEKRVDYFHEQGGRLADHGLEQLYYFKEGTYNAESLFKKALDGKTLVVEEVQYFKAQVLLFLGRCYHKKGWVQQFHIGAIRDNNKRLLSKLGPDTGFDSIGDFSQARALSGFLNELDGTDQLAKTIIYNLNPADNEVIASMVGNFNDGTVKGKVQFGSGWWFLDQKDGMEKQMNALSNMGLLSCFVGMLTDSRSFLSFPRHEYFRRILCNLIGNDVVNGELPTDEKLLGKIVSDISYYNAKNYFDFNKP; encoded by the coding sequence ATGAAGACTTTTATTAATGATGATTTTCTATTGCAGAGCGACTTTGCCAAAACCTTGTATCACAATTATGCAAAGGAATTGCCCATAATTGATTATCACAATCACTTGCCGCCCCAGGAGATTGATGGGAACCGGATTTTTGAAAACATCAGTCAAGCTTGGTTGGCAGGGGATCATTATAAATGGCGTGCCATGCGGGCTTTTGGGATAGATGAACGCTATATCACCGGTAATGCTACGGACAAGGACAAGTTTCTTAAATGGGCCGAAACAGTGCCTTATACCGTAAGAAACCCTTTGTACCATTGGACCCATTTGGAACTTCAGCGCTATTTTGGGGTACAGGAGTTGTTGGGGCCAGAGAATGCGGAGGAAATATATGAGCGTACTTCGGCAATGTTACAGCAAAGTTCCCACAATACCGTGGGATTATTGCAACAGCAAAAAGTAGAGTCCCTGTGTACTACAGACGAATCTATAGATTCCCTTCAATTTCATAAAAACATTAAGCAAAAAGGGATTTCGCCTAAAGTATTTCCAACCTTCCGCCCGGATAAGACGTTTGCCATAGAACAGGGTAGTACCTATGTTGCCTATATGGAAAAATTGGGTCAGGCTGCGAACGTTAATATTACTTCGTATAAGGATTTGTTGGCAGCTTTAGAAAAACGAGTTGACTATTTTCATGAACAGGGTGGTAGGCTTGCGGATCATGGATTGGAACAACTCTATTATTTTAAGGAAGGTACCTATAATGCCGAAAGTTTGTTTAAAAAAGCTTTGGATGGTAAAACTCTTGTTGTGGAAGAAGTCCAATATTTCAAGGCACAGGTGTTGCTATTTTTAGGAAGATGTTATCACAAAAAAGGATGGGTGCAGCAATTCCATATTGGGGCTATCCGTGATAATAACAAAAGGCTATTGTCCAAATTGGGCCCGGATACCGGTTTCGATTCTATAGGCGATTTTTCACAGGCACGTGCATTGAGTGGTTTCTTGAACGAACTGGACGGGACGGATCAATTGGCAAAAACCATAATCTATAACCTTAATCCTGCCGATAATGAAGTAATAGCTTCTATGGTAGGTAATTTTAATGACGGAACCGTTAAGGGAAAGGTGCAGTTCGGTTCAGGTTGGTGGTTTCTGGATCAGAAAGACGGAATGGAAAAACAAATGAATGCCCTATCCAATATGGGCCTTTTAAGCTGTTTTGTGGGAATGCTGACCGATTCCAGGAGCTTTTTATCCTTTCCAAGACACGAATATTTTAGAAGGATCTTATGCAATCTAATTGGCAATGATGTTGTAAATGGCGAGTTGCCGACAGATGAAAAGTTATTGGGTAAAATTGTGTCCGATATATCCTATTACAACGCCAAGAACTACTTCGATTTTAATAAGCCGTAA
- a CDS encoding ThuA domain-containing protein codes for MNKAVYTLLTFLYVGTIFAQGLEEFPITDQWLSKIESLAPSAPRVKADVKKILVFSQHTGFYHWTIPHNDEMLKILATKSGAFEVTIARDIDSFEKKNLKQYDAIILNNSNPAGPKRDLFWDLLKKNSSLDDNSIAIKAAEYENNLMDYVAKGGGLMILHGAITVQNNSKEFSKMTGGSFDYHPKQQEMHLKEVNPNHPMVQAFKGNGFTHVDEPYFFNNAYSDYNFRPLLYIEADKLEGVKKAVSDNTIYVSWIKRHGKGRVFYTSPSHNAQSMDNPELLQFFLDGMQYVVGDLICDDSPIGVN; via the coding sequence CAAGGACTAGAAGAATTTCCAATAACCGACCAATGGCTTTCCAAAATAGAATCTTTGGCACCGTCCGCGCCGAGGGTCAAGGCCGATGTAAAAAAAATATTGGTCTTTTCACAGCATACAGGATTTTACCATTGGACCATTCCCCACAATGACGAAATGCTGAAAATTTTGGCTACAAAATCCGGGGCCTTTGAGGTTACCATTGCAAGGGACATTGACAGTTTTGAGAAGAAGAACTTAAAGCAATACGATGCCATAATCTTGAACAACTCAAATCCGGCAGGGCCAAAAAGGGACCTGTTCTGGGATTTGTTAAAGAAGAATAGTAGCCTGGACGACAATTCCATTGCCATAAAGGCCGCAGAATACGAAAATAATTTGATGGATTATGTGGCCAAGGGAGGCGGTTTAATGATCCTTCATGGAGCCATTACCGTACAGAACAACTCCAAGGAATTTAGCAAAATGACAGGGGGCAGCTTTGACTACCACCCCAAGCAACAGGAAATGCACTTAAAAGAGGTTAATCCAAACCACCCTATGGTACAGGCCTTTAAAGGAAATGGATTTACCCATGTGGACGAGCCCTATTTCTTCAACAATGCTTATTCCGATTATAATTTTAGACCGCTACTGTACATTGAAGCGGACAAACTGGAAGGGGTTAAGAAGGCAGTCAGTGACAATACCATATATGTTTCCTGGATCAAGAGGCATGGTAAAGGCAGGGTATTTTACACCTCTCCATCCCACAATGCCCAAAGTATGGACAATCCGGAATTGCTTCAGTTCTTCTTGGATGGCATGCAATATGTGGTAGGTGATCTGATATGTGACGATAGCCCAATCGGGGTAAATTAG